The proteins below are encoded in one region of Candidatus Binataceae bacterium:
- a CDS encoding efflux RND transporter periplasmic adaptor subunit, whose amino-acid sequence MNRCLNSMAATIRRSCRVSGMALLMVVPGMLGGCHSPPPSSTASAQAEADVPTIVRQSNGQDLMVVKLSQGKEGSIDTLKEVQLPGVLEAMGQVTFDDRLVSTIISRVTGRIEELRKSQWDMVRRGEQVMSLYSPDFMTGEAEYLEATSNPNRGGNALSNNTFGLPSDNFSMTANLKAAAIRKLELLGFSAADIAAIRQPSTSVRMRAPISGIIVSKNVVRGQQVNPGDQLFSLATLDHVWITADIYEDDLSRVKVGQSLEAVTAAYPGDVFTGTVQKISPSFDPNTHTLQLRCAVSNPGARLKPQMMARVRIVTRPGLALVIPQSALVFDDSAYYAFVVAGVDTFERRRVEIGDWNEHGYARVVSGVRPGEPFLINQALRMNALWHLARGETS is encoded by the coding sequence GTGAATCGCTGCCTTAACTCGATGGCCGCTACCATCCGCCGTTCGTGCCGCGTGTCGGGCATGGCTCTCCTGATGGTCGTTCCCGGTATGCTCGGGGGCTGCCACAGTCCCCCTCCAAGTTCCACGGCGAGCGCTCAAGCCGAAGCCGATGTGCCCACCATAGTTCGCCAGAGCAACGGCCAGGATTTGATGGTGGTCAAACTTTCTCAAGGAAAGGAAGGGTCAATCGATACCCTCAAGGAGGTACAGCTACCCGGGGTTTTGGAAGCGATGGGGCAGGTGACGTTCGATGACCGCTTGGTCTCGACGATCATCTCGCGAGTCACGGGGCGCATCGAAGAACTGCGGAAGTCGCAGTGGGACATGGTTCGGCGCGGTGAGCAGGTGATGTCTCTGTACAGCCCCGACTTCATGACCGGCGAGGCCGAATACCTGGAGGCGACCTCCAACCCGAACCGGGGTGGGAATGCCCTCTCAAACAACACCTTTGGCCTGCCAAGCGATAATTTCAGCATGACCGCAAACTTGAAGGCCGCGGCGATCCGGAAACTCGAGCTACTGGGATTTTCAGCGGCGGACATTGCCGCGATTCGGCAGCCCAGCACGTCAGTCAGGATGCGTGCGCCGATCAGCGGCATCATTGTGAGCAAAAACGTGGTCCGCGGTCAGCAGGTCAATCCGGGCGACCAACTCTTTTCCTTAGCCACGCTGGACCACGTGTGGATCACGGCGGACATTTACGAAGACGACCTCTCCCGAGTAAAGGTCGGTCAGAGCTTGGAAGCGGTTACTGCCGCCTACCCCGGCGACGTCTTCACCGGCACGGTTCAAAAAATCAGTCCCAGTTTCGACCCCAACACCCACACCCTCCAGCTGCGCTGCGCGGTTAGTAACCCGGGTGCCCGTCTCAAGCCCCAAATGATGGCACGGGTGCGAATCGTGACCCGCCCGGGTTTGGCACTGGTCATTCCACAATCCGCACTGGTCTTCGATGACAGTGCCTACTACGCGTTCGTGGTCGCCGGCGTGGACACTTTCGAACGCCGCCGCGTCGAGATAGGTGACTGGAACGAACATGGTTACGCTCG
- a CDS encoding TolC family protein — MYPRLKIILLHLLTLTVVLDCVVPGAPAQTSPSISQPRSAHLTLPLGNPLPAAPANSHEQPLTADQLVEIAFEVNPQVRATREQWNVAQHQILQNYVPADPVFTFTNVESSAHFNAASHNFALTQNFQFPGEAFLQADQAKRTAEIARFTYEAALRDLRAAVETAYYQVLLDQGLLAISDENIKNLKQIVHVTQIQYTASLAQQSDLIGAEFNLEQAQLLQRQYATNRLNDLAGLNQLLYRKPGSPLNLERTIELKPLDLRLDEAVDTARHARQEILEAALTERNSTTALRLAKMEYYPNYTVLGEFDHILQVGAEPLPGVTEVYDFGIGFNIPLFFWYHQREDVTAARHSLQAARYSLDSVLNQTEATVTQLYQSAQFAYESAQKYNGTLIPLADNQFRVALIAYQTSKVDFLTLSSALQNTYASRLTYLQNANQFFAGKVALEQAMGVSLPK, encoded by the coding sequence GTGTATCCAAGGCTTAAAATCATACTGCTTCATTTGTTGACGCTAACGGTCGTGCTGGACTGCGTTGTGCCGGGTGCACCCGCGCAGACATCGCCTTCGATCAGCCAACCCCGTAGCGCCCATTTGACACTACCACTGGGAAATCCTTTGCCCGCAGCGCCGGCGAACTCCCACGAACAACCCTTGACCGCGGATCAGCTAGTAGAGATTGCCTTCGAAGTAAATCCTCAGGTCAGAGCTACACGGGAACAGTGGAACGTCGCGCAACATCAGATCCTACAAAATTACGTGCCTGCCGACCCGGTCTTTACCTTTACAAACGTCGAGAGCAGCGCACACTTCAACGCCGCGTCGCATAACTTCGCCCTTACCCAGAATTTTCAATTTCCGGGAGAAGCCTTCCTTCAGGCGGATCAGGCAAAGCGGACCGCTGAGATTGCGCGTTTTACGTATGAAGCAGCGCTGCGCGACCTGCGAGCCGCTGTCGAGACCGCGTATTACCAGGTGCTGCTGGATCAAGGGCTGCTTGCAATCAGTGACGAGAATATCAAAAACCTAAAACAAATTGTTCACGTAACCCAGATCCAATACACCGCGAGCCTGGCCCAACAGTCCGATCTCATCGGCGCCGAGTTCAATCTCGAGCAGGCTCAGTTGCTGCAACGGCAGTACGCAACCAACCGCCTGAACGACCTAGCGGGACTCAATCAACTGCTCTACCGGAAACCAGGTTCGCCGCTGAACCTTGAGCGGACGATTGAGTTAAAACCGCTGGATCTCCGGCTCGATGAAGCAGTCGACACCGCAAGGCACGCGCGCCAAGAGATACTCGAAGCCGCGCTGACCGAGAGAAACTCAACCACAGCGTTGAGGCTGGCGAAGATGGAATATTATCCGAACTACACGGTGTTGGGAGAATTCGACCATATTCTGCAGGTCGGTGCGGAACCGCTGCCCGGCGTCACCGAAGTCTACGATTTCGGCATCGGGTTCAACATTCCGCTGTTCTTCTGGTACCACCAGCGCGAGGACGTGACCGCGGCGCGACACTCGTTGCAAGCCGCTAGGTACAGCTTGGATTCGGTTCTCAACCAAACCGAGGCAACCGTTACGCAATTGTACCAATCCGCACAATTCGCGTACGAGTCGGCCCAAAAATACAACGGAACTCTGATCCCCTTGGCCGACAATCAATTCAGAGTGGCATTGATCGCTTATCAGACGAGCAAAGTCGACTTCCTGACCTTGTCTTCGGCCTTGCAGAACACCTACGCGTCCCGCCTCACTTACCTTCAGAACGCCAATCAGTTCTTTGCCGGAAAAGTGGCACTGGAACAGGCAATGGGGGTTTCATTACCAAAATAG
- a CDS encoding Mut7-C RNAse domain-containing protein, whose protein sequence is MADLTPKEMNSDAPRLAADRMLARLARWLRLCGVDITFDKRVGGAELLHAARRDRRFVLTRDKRLRTAPDALYLTSERVREQLREVFHRFAINPHRSAFTRCSQCNSLLREVGRETVREHVPPYVYATQERFSRCPDCGRIFWRATHSERIKAELSNLER, encoded by the coding sequence GTGGCAGACTTAACACCCAAGGAGATGAATTCGGACGCCCCGCGCCTGGCCGCCGACCGGATGCTTGCGCGCCTGGCTCGTTGGCTGCGACTGTGCGGGGTCGACATCACCTTCGATAAAAGGGTAGGCGGAGCTGAATTGCTCCACGCCGCACGCCGCGATCGGAGGTTCGTTCTCACTCGCGATAAGCGACTGCGAACGGCGCCCGATGCGCTCTACCTCACCTCCGAACGGGTTCGGGAACAACTTCGTGAAGTCTTCCACCGCTTCGCGATCAACCCTCACCGCAGTGCGTTCACCCGCTGCTCGCAATGCAACTCTCTGCTGCGCGAAGTCGGGCGAGAGACGGTCAGAGAGCATGTGCCACCGTATGTCTATGCGACTCAGGAGCGCTTCTCGCGATGCCCCGATTGCGGTCGAATTTTTTGGCGGGCCACGCACAGCGAGAGGATTAAAGCCGAGTTGTCCAACCTCGAGCGTTAA
- a CDS encoding site-specific integrase translates to MGVTTFADLSRILIEHYKTSNLRSLRSTTFRLKRLDTFFANYRARDITADRVTAYVAERLEEKAANATINRELAALKRAFKLAHEAKRVASVPVIRLLPEDNARQGFIEHADFIALRDALPERLRDCVTFLYLSGWRVGEMKALEWRDLDRDGRAVRLPPAKSKNRKGRVLPLSGELRNVIDRARKQRRLDCPFIFHRHGRAIKDFRTAWNTACHAVGLGKLLVHDLRRTVVRNLVRAGISDKVAMDLTGHKTRSVLTATTSRLSAIF, encoded by the coding sequence GACCTGAGCCGCATCTTGATAGAGCATTACAAAACCAGCAATCTGCGTTCGCTCAGATCGACGACGTTCAGACTAAAGCGGCTGGATACTTTTTTTGCCAACTACCGGGCGCGCGACATTACCGCTGACAGAGTGACTGCGTATGTTGCTGAGCGCCTGGAAGAGAAGGCCGCGAACGCGACGATCAACCGCGAACTGGCCGCGCTGAAGCGCGCCTTTAAACTTGCGCATGAGGCAAAGCGCGTCGCCTCAGTGCCGGTCATCCGGCTGCTGCCCGAAGATAATGCCAGGCAAGGCTTCATTGAACACGCCGATTTCATAGCACTGCGCGACGCGCTGCCCGAACGGCTGCGCGATTGCGTTACGTTCTTGTACTTGTCGGGCTGGCGAGTAGGAGAGATGAAAGCGCTTGAGTGGCGCGACCTGGATCGCGACGGACGAGCGGTGCGCCTGCCGCCAGCCAAATCCAAAAATAGGAAGGGCCGCGTCTTGCCGCTGTCAGGTGAGCTCCGCAATGTAATCGACCGTGCCCGCAAGCAGCGCCGTTTGGATTGCCCGTTCATATTTCACCGCCATGGCCGCGCGATCAAGGATTTCCGTACAGCGTGGAACACGGCGTGCCATGCGGTCGGGCTCGGCAAATTGCTCGTTCACGATCTGCGGCGCACGGTTGTCCGAAATCTCGTACGGGCGGGCATCTCTGACAAGGTCGCGATGGACTTGACTGGACACAAGACCCGTTCGGTTTTGACCGCTACGACATCACGTCTGAGCGCGATCTTCTAG